The sequence AGCCACGACTTGCGCTCGCCTCTCGTCAATATTATGGGTTTCGCCAGCGAACTCGACGTTTTGCGGAAGCAAATCTTTGAGCGGCTCGGGGAACTGCGTGCTCAAGTCGGGAGCGAGCAGGATGGTGAAAGCGATGAGGCGTTGCGCAGCGACGTCGAAGAAGCACTCAGTTTCATCAAATCATCGATTGCGAAAATGGATCGACTCATCGGCGCCCTTCTCAAGCTGTCGCGCGAGGGGCAGCGTCAGTTTCAGCCGCAATTCATCGACATGTCGCAGTTGTTGCGATCTACTTTAGAGGCATTGGCTTATCAAGCGCAGGACGTTAACGCCAAGATCAGCATTGGAGAACTTCCGGCGATCACCAGCGACCGGCTCGCCCTCGAACAGGTGTTCTCGAATCTCATGGACAACGCGGTCAAGTATTTGCGGGCTGGCGTGCCTGGGAGCATCGAGGTCCGAGCGACCGAATCTGATGGAGCGATCACCTACGAGGTTCGCGACAACGGTCGCGGCATCGATGCAAGTGATCGCGAGCGTATCTTTGATCTGTTCCGAAGATCGGGCATTCAGGACCGGCCGGGCGATGGCATCGGCCTCGCTCACGCGCGTGCGCTTGTGCGGCGCCTCGGGGGCTCGATCAACGTCGAGAGTGAGCCTGACCGCGGCACCGTATTCAAAGTGATGTTGCCCAAGAGGTGGCCTCTGCCAGTAAGTGAGATGATGGCATGACCCAACCAGTTATAATCGCGATGGTCGAAGACGATGAAGGTCACGCTCACCTCATCGAGAAGAACCTCCGTCGAGCGGGAGTCGATAACAAGATCGTGCCGCTTAAGGACGGTGCGAGTGCGATCACGTTCCTGTTCGGTTCTGACGGCTCCGGTCGCGTCAACAAAGGCCGCACTTTGCTGGTCCTGCTGGACCTCA comes from Candidatus Binatus sp. and encodes:
- a CDS encoding ATP-binding protein, whose amino-acid sequence is SHDLRSPLVNIMGFASELDVLRKQIFERLGELRAQVGSEQDGESDEALRSDVEEALSFIKSSIAKMDRLIGALLKLSREGQRQFQPQFIDMSQLLRSTLEALAYQAQDVNAKISIGELPAITSDRLALEQVFSNLMDNAVKYLRAGVPGSIEVRATESDGAITYEVRDNGRGIDASDRERIFDLFRRSGIQDRPGDGIGLAHARALVRRLGGSINVESEPDRGTVFKVMLPKRWPLPVSEMMA